The window TTGCTataaaaatttctattttagtaaTCTCACGCTGAACAGTAGGCATATTCACTAGATACAGAGCTTGCGGCGCTTACAGAATTTTCTAAGTTTTCCACTACACTTAATTTTATATCGTGAGATGATAGATACCGGCTGGGGCTTCCCCGTCAGATgtttagaggcgtggtctagatgatccacgcaaatgtcctctagctagatagttgcttgaagtctttccaaatcgactagacgtcaactttccagtgtaggctagacgttgatctcgttgattatAGATGCCCTAGACGCGTGCCTTCATGCCACGGGCTTCCCTCGCTCATCGCCGCAAGGAATGTCTCACGATTgagcgtgacggttgacgagagccaggtgcaagtgcttaccaacttgttgtgagaggtcggtcgcgtgccaGTTGAGGCTTTCTCATGaatctcttaattgcattacattgcatgcgtgccagaggcgtggctgggcgtggctaagctagacgcaactttcgtctttcaatagaattgaatattgaagtcaccggcaaccgcccgcgcggtgtcataatgccgtttatgagatatggctcgcgctagcagctgcgggtaactttctatttacatttagtacggagaaagaaaattgcatcggagGCTCTAGTCTattattcataatttacgaaaattggacggatggaaagattgaatctatttgcaaagtaaacgaatattgaaatgacaattggtcttcagtcaatttctattttcaatgtaatggaatattgtaagagcaagcaacgccagtcaatttctaatttgacattcaattttcaatttgtttcaaaaattaaaaatgaaatGGACGAATTGACCACgccaattcaaaatttaatatttaatttttaaattaaattgaatattgaatttaacattgaaaattgaactaacgtgcttgcaatttcaatattccattgcattgaaaaagaaaattggttaaaaaaagtgtgttttcaatattcgttttaatctgtaaataattatagtccgtcgatcaatcaattttcaattttcaatagaattgaatattgaaattgcaagcaacttctaggctattttcaatttctaattcaatattcaattgttgccggaaattgaaaatggaatggacgaatggtcacgcacctactgcagtctgtttgcgttgtgcaaccgacgtctgtttgcgttgtgctactacagtctgtttgcgttgtgcaaccgaggtctgtttgcgttgtactacagcagtctgtttgcgttgtgcaaccgcagtctgtttgcgttgtactcccgcagtctgtttgcgttgtgctactgcagtctgtttgcgttgtactaccgcagtctgtttgcgttgtgctaccgcagtctgtttgcgttgtgctactgcagtctgtttgcgttgtgctactgcagtctgtttgcgttgtgcaaccgcagtctgtttgcgttgtgctactgcagtctgtttgcgttgtactaccgcagtctgtttgcgttgtgctactgcagtctgtttgcgttgtgcaaccgcagtctgtttgcgttgtgctactgcagtctgtttgcgttgtactaccgcagtctgtttgcgttgtgctaccgcagtctgtttgcgttgtaggagttttggcagagatcgcacGCCATACTAGAGATAGGGTGGAGTCTGGCTAGAGACAGCGTTACTATAGGATAGTCTAActttggttggtttgtctcatCTGTAGAGGTGaacaataactaatttattttaatcAGCTATACCATTTTCCGGAAGTTTTTGCCAAACGCCTGTTTGTGGAAGTCTCGTTTTCGAACGATGGGTGGGCCACGGCCCACCCGGCCCACCCTGCTCCGCCGGCCCTGTGATAGCAGTGCCCATCGCTATCGGCTACTATTTGTAACTGTCTGATATCACAATTCGTTAGCGTGTGagcatgtcgtcttctcttttgtctttcttttcgtACTCGGAGGAttaggcagcgcatgcaaaacaatcAACTTCTAAACACTCGaggtgtcgtacgttgcatgcattgaacgagtacCGTGCACGCATGGTCTAGCTAAATAGTTTTAGTCTAGACCCTAgaaagcgtggtatttgcactcaacgcagtgcgacgtgcagagctatgatttgctTAGGTTGCGGTCGACCTTCGGTTGGtctctgtggtaaactttgaaTGTAGCgatcttagaacgagagacagacaacgagaagagctggaaagagtcgacctGTTGTCTGTAGgcttggatggcacgtgtcgagactacacgcacttgcgtcagagcgaaattacattagcgAAGAGGCAATAGCGACGTGCATCCCgatcgaggatgcacaaaaCATTGAACGGTACTCTCATTGGAAgatagagagtcggcggtttgtttgagtggcgaatgtctagGGTCTTGATGTGACCGGCTGTAGGCTAGATTCCGAAGACTGTTCTATTGTGGTGATAGGGACTACTGAAAGTCTCCAATGTTGACCTAACTAAAACCTCGCTTGAAGTAATTACTGAGCAGGTCGATTGTAGCGTCAGGTTGAAAGTTCTCGCTCCGTTTACTAAACGTCCGAGAATAAAAcgatataatatatatatatatatatatatatatatatatagggtgtggTTATCGTCGCAGTTGCAACACTTGCACATGAGCAGTTCCAGTTCGGAGTTGAACTCATCTAGTTTGAACTGTTGAATCGTTCAAGCAGTTCCAGAACTAGAATTTTAGCAAATCGAACGCAAGTTGTGCGCTACGTCTAGACTCCGCAAATCGAACGTACGCGCCCATGGTTTTAACGAACTTGACTGATGTACGTGTTACTTGCTCTAGAGTAGATCATGACAGAAGGGAGTAGATCTGCATCTAGTGTCGATGAGGAAACTAGTATCCAAACCACAATCAATACATTACAAAGCGACGTTGTATTTAAAGTTTACGAGCCATCTGATGACGGTAAGAAATGAAAGCAATAAATCTATTTAGCGAACGTGGTTTTAAACTTATTTCTTATCTCTAGTTTTGTTCAGTTATCCTTTCCATGTCGTTGTTTGGATGTTACTTTCACTAGGAATCATTGGCAACATATTGGTTGTGGTGTGGAGACTTACACAGAAAAGAGATCAGAGATCGTCTCCTCTCTCaatcctcatcatcatgctAGCCGTTTCAGACTTCTTCTATTGTGTTCACTTGATTCTTATTCAGAGTTTGGTGGTTGATGTTTATCTAGAGCAAACAAAGCATCTGTCACCCACCACTGCTCGTAACATGTGCATGACAAGTGCATTTCTGTCTTTGTTCTCTTGCCTCACAGCTCAGTGGGCAACATTTAATATTGCAGTTTACTTGTTTCAAGCAATGAGCGAGTTCTGTTCtcgttgttgctgttcactAGTTCGCAAGCGAAATCTGATCATCACAATCATCTGCCAAGTTTTGATCAACGTGGTCATAATTGTTTCTTACACAATTGGATTCTACATATACGGTTTTAGATCTGATATTGATGCCATGTTTGGTCTAATATTTGAAGATTTTGACAACTACATCTACACTGTTTCCTCAAAGCGTGTAAGTATTGCCGAAATTTTTGGGCGATGTGCTTGggcacagacagatggatctGGATTTTGTGGCATTTCAAACATTACTGAGTCACAGACACACGACATGCAGACAACTGTTTACAATGACGATAATTGCGGTGATGTAATAGGATCAATCTTAGCATCTCTAAATACCGTTCTTACAATGTCATGTGCTTTTCTCTATATATTTTTGTGTCTAAAGCTTCGTGCAAGAGCAGCAAACTTAGCAGAAAGATCTGACATGCACAAACTTCAATTGCGTTTGGGTGTAATTGTTTTCCTAAACACTTTATGTTGGATTCCTGTGACTGTACTACATTGGATGACAAATTTTGACACTTCTCTACTTGGTAGCTCTTCTTGGGTAAACGGTTCTACTGCAGCAAATGTTCTTCTAATCTCAATCAGTCCAGCAGCTAATCCTCTCATCTACACATTCACAGGAAAGAACTTTTTACTTTCAATTCGCAAATTTTTCAGACGAATGAAATGCCACATATCTGGGAGACGAAACAGTTCCAACTACCGTGACGATCACATTCCAGACGACTGGCCTACTGAAGATACTTCCGACTGGAATTCTGATCAGAGCAGACTCCTGCCGTCTACCAATGAGTTAAGTGAGActatctaattagctaacagATTCACATCAGCTACTGTTGCATGGAGTAAGTAAGTGGGTAACTGTTAGTCTGTTTTCAATGTGTGTTgttacattttacttttattgtattgtatgaaCGTTTGCTTTAGGTAAtgcttttattaattaattgcataataATCATTGTTGGTATTTTATGTAGATGTACTTGTAAACATAATAACATATtatatgtgttgtgttacatACTACCCGTCGACAGTATTTCACGTCTAATTCGCTTCTTTACCAGTAGAGTTACTCAGAGTATACGGAGAGGCATGGTAAGGTCACGTGCCCCTAAATCTAACCCGTTGACATTTAGCGTAGACTTTATGACGTGAAATAGCTTGCGAGTTCTTGTCTCTACTATCTCTCACTCTTTCCGGTAATGGAAGCGACACGGAGCCAAAACTTACAAAAAAAGACAAATTCTAACATGAAAACTTGACATTGACGCAGAGCAAACAATTTGCTAAAACAATAGCTAAAATAATCATTCCTTAGAACAGCACAAAATGCATTACACTCTCCTTTACGTCAACGGCTACAAAAATATTACATTGCAAGTGCTCTCTCCAGGTTCTCTTTGATTGCTTGCAGGAAGTCACCAGTTATAAGGTAATCTGATCGATCCACCCTGAACAAGATAGCAAAGTAACTATACAACATTCTAAGTTAACGACTGATGTGACTGGGAATGGGCAATTGGAGTAACACGAAGAGATAAACAACAGAGATGATCAGGTGATGGGTGGGTAGTGAGTGGATTGGTGTAGCTAAATGAGAGTGGATGATAGTTGGTCATTGAACGGGTAGGCCAACTAGCTGTGGGTGTAACCAAGCTGAAAGaggaaagacaaagaaaaacgAAAAGAGACAGAGAACATACTAAAAAGCAAATGGTTGGAGTGTGTGGTAAGTGTGACCACGAAATAGAGAAATGAACAATCAAGCAAACGAACAAgcagccaaacaaataaagaagcaagcaaacacacaagcatgcaaaagtaaataaacaagtaGACGAGCACAGAAGCAAACAACCTCACAACCAAACCAGCAAAAACAAGCAGAAAGgtaaaacaaacataaacaagcaaGTAGACCAACGAGCAACCAAACAagcaaccaaccaaccaactaaacaagtaaacaaacaagcaagcaaacaaacaagtaaacaagcaaccaaacaagcaaccaaacaactaagcaaacaagcaaacaaacaaacaaacaaccaaacaaacaagca of the Corticium candelabrum chromosome 2, ooCorCand1.1, whole genome shotgun sequence genome contains:
- the LOC134198637 gene encoding uncharacterized protein LOC134198637; the encoded protein is MTEGSRSASSVDEETSIQTTINTLQSDVVFKVYEPSDDVLFSYPFHVVVWMLLSLGIIGNILVVVWRLTQKRDQRSSPLSILIIMLAVSDFFYCVHLILIQSLVVDVYLEQTKHLSPTTARNMCMTSAFLSLFSCLTAQWATFNIAVYLFQAMSEFCSRCCCSLVRKRNLIITIICQVLINVVIIVSYTIGFYIYGFRSDIDAMFGLIFEDFDNYIYTVSSKRVSIAEIFGRCAWAQTDGSGFCGISNITESQTHDMQTTVYNDDNCGDVIGSILASLNTVLTMSCAFLYIFLCLKLRARAANLAERSDMHKLQLRLGVIVFLNTLCWIPVTVLHWMTNFDTSLLGSSSWVNGSTAANVLLISISPAANPLIYTFTGKNFLLSIRKFFRRMKCHISGRRNSSNYRDDHIPDDWPTEDTSDWNSDQSRLLPSTNELSETI